In the genome of Polaribacter sp. MED152, one region contains:
- a CDS encoding endonuclease — protein sequence MKKTLSFLVLLFIVAFTVQAQKKGKQYNIRTIAFYNLENLFDTINDTSINDEASPMMELKSNRSEVYWDKIDKLSSVIVQIGADKANTSPTLLGVSEVENLSVLEDLVKSKNLAKKGYGIIHYDSPDKRGIDVAILYQKRYFKPVHHEVFNPNIYRNGYKVYTRDQLLVSGYLDDELIHVIVNHWPSRSGGEAKSRPLREKAAYQNTKIIAQIREKDPNAKIITMGDFNDDPTNSSFKEVLKTKSDKSEVGDLDIYNPYEDLHRRGFNTLGYRDNINLFDMILISSPLLDKGEKDFSDYKMFKAMIFNKRFLTNRKGQFKGYPFRSFSYGGYTGGYSDHYPVYMYLIKKKK from the coding sequence ATGAAAAAAACACTATCTTTTTTAGTGCTACTTTTTATAGTAGCCTTTACAGTACAAGCTCAAAAAAAAGGTAAGCAATACAATATTAGAACCATAGCATTTTATAATTTAGAAAACTTATTCGATACTATTAACGACACTTCTATAAATGATGAAGCTAGCCCAATGATGGAGCTTAAGTCTAACAGGTCCGAGGTTTATTGGGATAAGATTGATAAGTTAAGTAGTGTTATTGTGCAAATTGGGGCAGATAAAGCAAATACTTCTCCTACTCTTTTAGGTGTGTCGGAAGTTGAAAATCTTAGTGTTTTAGAAGATTTGGTGAAGTCTAAAAATTTAGCTAAAAAAGGGTATGGAATTATACATTATGATTCTCCAGACAAACGTGGAATTGATGTAGCAATCTTGTATCAAAAAAGATATTTTAAACCTGTGCATCATGAAGTTTTTAATCCTAATATTTATAGAAATGGATATAAGGTTTATACCAGAGATCAGCTTTTAGTTTCTGGATATTTAGATGATGAATTAATACATGTTATTGTAAACCACTGGCCTTCTAGAAGTGGTGGAGAAGCAAAAAGCAGGCCTTTGCGTGAAAAAGCGGCATACCAAAACACAAAAATTATAGCACAAATTAGAGAGAAAGACCCAAATGCTAAGATTATAACAATGGGCGATTTTAATGATGACCCAACAAACTCTAGTTTTAAAGAAGTTCTAAAAACAAAAAGTGATAAAAGTGAAGTGGGTGATTTAGACATTTACAACCCTTATGAAGATTTGCATAGAAGAGGTTTTAACACCTTAGGATATAGAGATAACATCAATTTATTTGATATGATCTTAATTTCATCACCCTTATTAGATAAAGGTGAAAAAGACTTCTCTGATTATAAAATGTTTAAAGCAATGATTTTTAATAAGCGTTTTTTAACCAATAGAAAAGGCCAGTTTAAAGGCTACCCTTTTAGAAGTTTTTCATATGGTGGTTATACAGGTGGTTATTCAGATCATTACCCTGTATATATGTATTTGATTAAAAAAAAGAAATAA